The following proteins are encoded in a genomic region of Micromonospora olivasterospora:
- a CDS encoding spermidine synthase codes for MGTRFEELAWRETPIGEISLRRRHDPALDREVYEVKLDDEFLMSSLFPVAEIELARLGLAPLGGEALDVVVGGLGLGYTARTALEDPRVRSLLVVEAIEDVIDWHRRGLLPFAEGLAADPRTRFVRADFFAAVQDGTGFDPDEPGRRFHAVLLDVDHSPRHVLHPGHAPFYTAEGLRRLAEHLHPDGVFALWSNDPPDAAFQRVLTGVFPTSLAHVVRFPNPLQRRESANTVYVARR; via the coding sequence GTGGGCACGCGATTCGAGGAACTGGCCTGGCGGGAGACCCCGATCGGGGAGATCAGCCTGCGCCGACGGCACGATCCCGCGCTGGACCGCGAGGTGTACGAGGTCAAGCTCGACGACGAGTTCCTGATGTCCAGCCTCTTCCCGGTCGCGGAGATCGAGCTGGCCCGGCTGGGGCTGGCGCCGCTGGGCGGCGAGGCCCTCGACGTCGTGGTCGGCGGCCTCGGCCTCGGGTACACCGCCCGCACCGCCCTGGAGGACCCCCGGGTGCGCTCCCTGCTGGTGGTGGAGGCGATCGAGGACGTCATCGACTGGCACCGGCGGGGCCTGCTGCCGTTCGCGGAGGGGCTGGCCGCCGACCCGCGCACCCGCTTCGTCCGCGCGGACTTCTTCGCGGCCGTCCAGGACGGGACGGGCTTCGACCCCGACGAGCCGGGGCGGCGCTTCCACGCGGTCCTGCTGGACGTGGACCACTCCCCCCGGCACGTGCTGCACCCCGGTCACGCGCCGTTCTACACCGCCGAGGGATTGCGCCGGCTCGCCGAGCACCTGCACCCGGACGGCGTCTTCGCGCTGTGGTCCAACGACCCGCCGGACGCCGCGTTCCAGCGGGTGCTGACCGGGGTGTTCCCGACGTCGCTGGCCCACGTCGTCCGGTTCCCGAACCCGCTGCAGCGCCGGGAGTCCGCCAACACGGTCTACGTCGCCCGCAGGTGA
- a CDS encoding fatty acid desaturase family protein: MTAIQKKPGNQIAHLTAEDIENLGRELDAIRERVIASRGERDARYIRRVISTQRKLELGSRAVLLFSLFPPAWVVGTAGLAVAKILENMEIGHNVLHGQWDWMRDPKIHSTTWDWDHVSPPEQWKRSHNELHHRYTNVLGKDNDLGYGIMRVDEDQPWHPVHLGQPLWNLLNACFFEYGIAAYDLELGENLRDGRHKRPEFRARVRAVGRKIRKQVLKDYVVHPLLSGPSFLSTLAATFTANLIRNLWSHSVIMCGHFPEGVETFEKTSIEGETRGEWYLRQMLGSANISGPRLLHIMTGNLSFQIEHHLFPDLPSNRYQEIAPEVRALFARYGLTYTTGSLPRQVASAWWKVIRLSLPNRSTPAPRPVDDLPVPALADA, from the coding sequence GTGACCGCGATCCAGAAGAAGCCCGGCAACCAGATCGCCCACCTCACCGCCGAGGACATCGAGAACCTGGGCCGGGAGCTGGACGCCATCCGGGAACGGGTGATCGCCAGCCGGGGCGAGCGCGACGCGAGGTACATCCGTCGGGTCATCTCCACCCAGCGCAAGCTGGAGCTGGGCAGCCGGGCGGTGCTGCTGTTCTCGCTCTTCCCGCCGGCCTGGGTGGTCGGCACCGCCGGCCTCGCGGTGGCCAAGATCCTGGAGAACATGGAGATCGGCCACAACGTCCTGCACGGCCAGTGGGACTGGATGCGCGACCCGAAGATCCACTCGACCACCTGGGACTGGGACCACGTCTCCCCGCCGGAGCAGTGGAAGCGCTCGCACAACGAGCTGCACCACCGGTACACCAACGTGCTCGGCAAGGACAACGACCTCGGGTACGGCATCATGCGGGTCGACGAGGACCAGCCGTGGCACCCCGTGCACCTGGGGCAGCCGCTGTGGAACCTCCTCAACGCCTGCTTCTTCGAGTACGGCATCGCCGCGTACGACCTTGAGCTGGGCGAGAACCTGCGCGACGGCCGGCACAAGCGCCCCGAGTTCCGGGCCCGGGTCCGGGCGGTCGGCCGCAAGATCCGTAAGCAGGTGCTCAAGGACTACGTCGTGCACCCGCTGCTGTCCGGCCCGTCCTTCCTCAGCACCCTTGCGGCCACCTTCACCGCCAACCTGATCCGCAACCTGTGGAGCCACTCGGTGATCATGTGCGGGCACTTCCCGGAGGGTGTGGAGACCTTCGAGAAGACGTCCATCGAGGGGGAGACCCGGGGCGAGTGGTACCTGCGGCAGATGCTCGGCTCGGCCAACATCAGCGGCCCCCGGCTGCTGCACATCATGACCGGGAACCTGTCGTTCCAGATCGAGCACCACCTCTTCCCGGACCTGCCGAGCAACCGGTACCAGGAGATCGCGCCGGAGGTGCGGGCGCTGTTCGCCAGGTACGGGCTGACGTACACCACCGGCTCCCTGCCCAGGCAGGTCGCCTCCGCGTGGTGGAAGGTGATCCGGCTGTCGCTGCCCAACCGCTCGACGCCCGCGCCGCGTCCCGTCGACGACCTGCCGGTCCCGGCGCTCGCCGACGCGTAG
- a CDS encoding ferredoxin reductase, whose amino-acid sequence MTTTVPRPPGKVTLRDRLLRLAETVTTPVLPGDYLDMVAPLRAGTALRGRIVDVRPETRDAATVAIRPGRSWRGHTPGQYVRLGVDVDGVRQWRTYSLTSAPGRADGLITVTVKAIPDGRVSNHLVRRIRPGTLVQLDQAEGDFVLPAAVPERVLFVTAGSGITPVMGMLRAGALAAADVVLVHSAPTPDDVIFGDELRGLAARGAIRLVARHTDADGRLGVAELARLVPDHLERRTWACGPGGMLDAVERHWADHGVADRLHTERFRPTVISPGAGGAVTFTRAGVTVRADGGTALLDAGEAAGVLMPSGCRMGICFGCVVPLRQGAVRDLRNGEITTAEPGDGVLVQTCVSAAAGTCDIDL is encoded by the coding sequence ATGACCACCACCGTCCCGCGTCCGCCCGGCAAGGTCACCCTCCGGGACCGGCTGCTCCGGCTCGCCGAGACGGTCACCACGCCGGTGCTGCCCGGGGACTACCTCGACATGGTCGCCCCGCTGCGCGCGGGGACCGCCCTGCGTGGGCGGATCGTCGACGTCCGCCCGGAGACCCGGGACGCGGCCACCGTGGCCATCCGTCCGGGGCGCAGCTGGCGCGGGCACACACCCGGGCAGTACGTCCGCCTGGGCGTGGACGTCGACGGGGTGCGGCAGTGGCGGACGTACTCGCTCACCTCGGCCCCGGGCCGGGCCGACGGGTTGATCACGGTCACCGTGAAGGCGATCCCGGACGGCCGGGTCAGCAACCACCTGGTCCGCCGGATCCGGCCGGGCACCCTCGTCCAGCTCGACCAGGCCGAGGGGGACTTCGTCCTGCCCGCCGCCGTCCCGGAGCGGGTCCTGTTCGTCACCGCCGGCAGCGGGATCACCCCGGTCATGGGCATGCTGCGCGCCGGGGCGCTCGCGGCCGCGGACGTCGTGCTGGTGCACTCCGCGCCGACGCCCGACGACGTGATCTTCGGCGACGAGCTGCGCGGGCTGGCCGCGCGCGGCGCGATCCGCCTGGTGGCGCGGCACACCGACGCCGACGGCAGGCTGGGCGTGGCGGAGCTGGCCCGCCTGGTGCCCGACCATCTGGAGCGGCGGACCTGGGCGTGCGGGCCCGGGGGCATGCTGGACGCGGTCGAGCGGCACTGGGCCGACCACGGGGTGGCCGACCGGCTGCACACCGAGCGGTTCCGGCCGACGGTGATCTCGCCCGGTGCGGGCGGCGCCGTCACGTTCACGCGGGCCGGGGTGACCGTCCGGGCCGACGGCGGCACGGCCCTGCTCGACGCGGGCGAGGCCGCCGGGGTGCTCATGCCGTCCGGGTGCCGGATGGGCATCTGCTTCGGCTGCGTGGTGCCGCTGCGCCAGGGGGCGGTCCGGGACCTGCGCAACGGGGAGATCACCACAGCCGAACCCGGCGACGGCGTGCTCGTCCAGACCTGTGTGTCGGCGGCGGCCGGTACCTGCGACATCGACCTCTGA
- a CDS encoding PucR family transcriptional regulator → MPDRSGTTRRAAHLELDERTATGLRAALPLVAERTVTAITAEVPAYSGTLTGQMRDKIENAVRIALGTFLQLLERPQGSDPGTPLTPALEAAYALGSGEARSGRSMDALLAAYRVGARVAWREVSATTVRDGLPAGTVAEFAELMFAYIDELSAASVAGHADELASAGRARQRYLERLTQQLLAGEAEEVLRRSAERADWPPPQTLTVVLLPRSNLRAVLPALSPHTLESGEDMPGVDAAEELAVLLVPDMHGGRRRQLVRVLHGHRAVLGPARPWHRVAASYERAARALPLGLRCGDPDAPLDTEQHLARLLLSMDPDALADLRAQVLRPLSSLPPATAHRLAETLRSWLLHQGRRDDVAADLFVHPQTVRYRMAKVRELYGDRLHDPATVLDLTLALAVLPNPTPT, encoded by the coding sequence ATGCCGGATCGCTCGGGGACCACCCGCCGGGCCGCCCATCTCGAACTGGACGAGCGGACCGCAACCGGACTGCGCGCCGCGCTGCCCCTGGTCGCCGAACGCACGGTCACCGCGATCACCGCCGAGGTGCCCGCCTACTCCGGCACCCTCACCGGGCAGATGCGGGACAAGATCGAGAACGCGGTACGCATCGCGCTGGGCACGTTCCTCCAGCTCCTGGAGCGGCCCCAGGGGTCCGACCCGGGCACCCCGCTCACCCCGGCGCTGGAGGCCGCGTACGCGCTCGGCAGCGGCGAGGCGCGCTCGGGCCGCAGCATGGACGCGCTGCTCGCGGCGTACCGGGTGGGCGCGCGGGTGGCGTGGCGGGAGGTCTCGGCCACCACCGTACGCGACGGGCTGCCCGCCGGGACGGTCGCCGAGTTCGCCGAGCTGATGTTCGCCTACATCGACGAACTCTCCGCCGCCAGCGTCGCCGGGCACGCCGACGAGCTGGCCAGCGCCGGGCGGGCCCGCCAGCGGTACCTGGAGCGGCTCACCCAGCAACTGCTGGCCGGCGAGGCCGAGGAGGTGCTGCGCCGCAGCGCCGAGCGGGCGGACTGGCCCCCGCCGCAGACCCTGACCGTGGTACTGCTGCCCCGCAGCAACCTGCGGGCCGTGCTGCCGGCGCTGAGCCCGCACACGCTGGAGAGCGGCGAGGACATGCCGGGGGTGGACGCGGCCGAGGAACTGGCCGTGCTGCTGGTGCCGGACATGCACGGCGGCCGGCGACGGCAGCTCGTCCGGGTGCTGCACGGGCACCGGGCGGTGCTGGGGCCGGCCCGGCCGTGGCACCGGGTCGCCGCCTCGTACGAGCGGGCGGCCCGGGCGCTGCCGCTGGGGCTGCGCTGCGGCGACCCGGACGCGCCGCTGGACACCGAGCAGCACCTGGCGCGCCTGCTGCTGAGCATGGACCCGGACGCCCTGGCCGACCTGCGTGCGCAGGTGTTGCGACCGCTGTCGTCGCTGCCGCCGGCAACCGCTCACCGGCTCGCCGAGACCCTGCGCTCCTGGCTGCTGCACCAGGGGCGCCGGGACGACGTCGCGGCGGACCTGTTCGTCCATCCGCAGACCGTCCGGTACCGGATGGCGAAGGTACGGGAGCTGTACGGCGACCGGCTGCACGACCCGGCCACGGTGCTCGACCTGACCCTCGCCCTGGCGGTCCTCCCAAACCCGACCCCAACCTGA
- a CDS encoding MFS transporter, producing the protein MTVATGKPAVPSSSRHDRRFQTFWSAQVLSVLGDSFSQLAVPLLVLDATGSVATAGLLTGASGTAAVLAGLFAGVVVDRVDRRALLVGCDVLRTLLFAAIPLVWLLAPAPPVWPLFVLLPLAAATGMVFQVAAVTAVRSLVPAEGLTRANGRLHAGTALASVAGPALAGAVSGRFGPAGAIAVDAASFALSAALLLLVRLPARAAAPADERTGPWAEFLAGARFLLRHPVLRPLTGLLTVFILLTYGIDDVVIYHLKHDLGQPDGTVGLVLTAGAAGTVTGSLLVARLRRRLGFGACWIGSVALAGVAVAALALTGRPTGVGALVVVWFACVSVGGICSLSLRQEVTPEHLLGRVTAAFWTIHFSLGGIGAAAFTWLAQRHGTTAAFALAGAGCLAVALAALFTTVRRPTPP; encoded by the coding sequence GTGACGGTCGCCACCGGAAAACCGGCCGTACCCAGCTCGTCGCGCCACGACCGGCGCTTCCAGACGTTCTGGTCGGCGCAGGTTCTCTCCGTGCTCGGCGACTCGTTCTCGCAGTTGGCCGTGCCGCTGCTGGTGCTCGACGCGACCGGCTCGGTCGCCACGGCCGGGCTGCTCACCGGCGCGTCCGGCACGGCGGCCGTCCTCGCCGGGCTGTTCGCCGGCGTCGTGGTGGACCGCGTCGATCGCCGGGCGCTGCTGGTCGGCTGCGACGTGCTGCGGACGCTGCTGTTCGCGGCGATCCCGCTGGTCTGGCTGCTGGCGCCCGCCCCGCCGGTCTGGCCGCTGTTCGTGCTGCTGCCCCTGGCCGCGGCGACCGGAATGGTGTTCCAGGTCGCCGCCGTCACGGCGGTGCGCAGCCTGGTGCCGGCCGAGGGCCTGACCCGGGCCAACGGCCGGCTGCACGCCGGCACCGCGCTGGCCTCCGTCGCCGGGCCCGCGCTGGCCGGCGCGGTGTCGGGCCGGTTCGGCCCCGCGGGCGCGATCGCCGTCGACGCCGCGAGCTTCGCGCTCTCCGCGGCGCTGCTCCTGCTGGTACGGCTGCCCGCCCGGGCCGCCGCGCCCGCCGACGAGCGCACCGGGCCGTGGGCCGAGTTCCTGGCCGGGGCGCGGTTCCTGCTCCGCCACCCGGTGCTGCGGCCGCTCACCGGGCTGCTGACGGTCTTCATCCTGCTCACCTACGGCATCGACGACGTGGTGATCTACCACCTCAAGCACGATCTCGGGCAGCCCGACGGCACGGTGGGCCTGGTGCTCACGGCCGGCGCGGCGGGGACGGTGACCGGCTCCCTGCTCGTCGCGCGGCTGCGCCGGCGGCTCGGCTTCGGGGCGTGCTGGATCGGCTCGGTGGCGCTGGCCGGCGTCGCCGTCGCGGCCCTGGCGCTGACCGGCCGGCCCACCGGGGTCGGCGCGCTGGTGGTCGTCTGGTTTGCCTGCGTGAGCGTGGGCGGCATCTGCTCGCTGTCGCTGCGCCAGGAGGTGACGCCTGAGCATCTGCTCGGGCGCGTCACCGCGGCGTTCTGGACGATCCACTTCTCGCTCGGCGGCATCGGCGCGGCGGCGTTCACCTGGCTGGCCCAGCGGCACGGCACCACGGCGGCGTTCGCGCTGGCCGGAGCCGGCTGCCTGGCCGTAGCCCTCGCCGCCCTGTTCACCACCGTCCGCCGCCCCACCCCACCCTGA